Proteins from a genomic interval of Sporomusaceae bacterium FL31:
- a CDS encoding shikimate 5-dehydrogenase, giving the protein MERFAFILHPLTAKDFARKFPIAQNCSDGFLEGIMKYIPPIKVSHITGLESAQAQGEGWFVACPLTSRQMMELPEAYVLKKIIKAGKMAEKLGAKIVGLGAFTSIVGDAGVTIAKNLNIAVTTGNSYTVATALEGTREAARVMGIDLERANVLVLGATGSIGAACAQMLAQEIRYLTLAARNEAKLEKIAEQILRSTGLAVRVTANTKAAIKAADIIIAVTSAVDSIIEPEDLKPGAIVCDVSRPRNVSRRVAEMRNDVLVIEGGVVEVPGDINFGLNFGFPDGTAYACMAETMILALEQRYENFTLGRNLTVKQIDTIAQLAKKHGFKLSGLRSFERALTYEEINAIKNNVAAVSDAKRRSIS; this is encoded by the coding sequence TTGGAGAGGTTTGCGTTTATTTTACATCCGCTGACAGCGAAAGATTTTGCGCGTAAATTTCCCATCGCACAAAATTGCTCCGATGGTTTTCTTGAAGGAATTATGAAATATATACCGCCAATTAAGGTGTCTCATATAACTGGGCTGGAATCTGCTCAAGCGCAGGGGGAAGGCTGGTTTGTGGCTTGTCCGCTTACGTCAAGACAAATGATGGAACTGCCTGAAGCCTATGTTCTGAAAAAGATTATTAAGGCCGGAAAGATGGCAGAAAAGCTAGGCGCTAAAATTGTCGGCTTAGGTGCGTTTACTTCTATCGTTGGAGATGCGGGTGTTACTATTGCCAAAAATCTTAATATTGCCGTTACGACCGGAAATAGCTACACAGTGGCTACAGCACTTGAGGGAACTCGAGAAGCCGCAAGGGTCATGGGAATTGATCTTGAACGGGCTAATGTTCTAGTTCTTGGCGCAACGGGATCTATTGGTGCGGCGTGCGCCCAAATGTTGGCTCAGGAAATACGTTATCTTACATTGGCAGCACGCAATGAAGCCAAACTGGAAAAAATTGCCGAACAAATTTTGCGATCAACAGGTTTAGCCGTTAGAGTCACGGCAAATACTAAAGCTGCTATAAAAGCAGCTGATATCATTATCGCTGTAACTAGCGCAGTTGACAGTATTATTGAGCCTGAGGATTTAAAACCAGGCGCTATTGTTTGCGACGTATCCCGTCCGCGCAATGTATCCCGTCGAGTGGCTGAAATGAGAAATGATGTTCTGGTCATCGAAGGCGGCGTTGTTGAAGTGCCGGGTGATATAAACTTTGGTTTGAATTTTGGTTTTCCGGATGGTACTGCCTACGCTTGCATGGCAGAGACGATGATTTTAGCTCTGGAACAACGCTATGAAAATTTTACCCTTGGTCGCAATTTAACAGTAAAACAAATTGACACAATTGCCCAACTAGCAAAAAAACACGGATTTAAGCTTTCTGGACTACGTAGTTTTGAGCGGGCATTAACCTATGAAGAGATTAATGCGATTAAAAATAATGTCGCCGCGGTATCAGACGCTAAGAGGAGGAGCATCAGCTAG
- the coaX gene encoding type III pantothenate kinase: protein MLLVFDIGNTNIVLGAYEGEKLLRHWRISTDRQKTGDEYGMLINELFNFHDLSIKDINAVIISSVVPPLVVPLVKMCQRYFNVEPLVVGPGIKTGICIKYENPREVGADRIVNAVAALARYGGPLIIVDFGTATTFCAVAENGDYLGGAIAPGIGISTEALFQRAAKLPRIELVRPKTVICRNTVASMQSGIIFGFTGQVDEIVRRMKEELGTEAKVVATGGLANLIAQQSRTIDVVEHFLTLEGLRILYERNS, encoded by the coding sequence ATGCTGTTAGTATTTGATATAGGGAATACCAATATTGTGCTTGGCGCATATGAAGGGGAAAAATTACTCAGACATTGGCGGATATCTACTGATCGGCAAAAAACTGGCGATGAGTATGGAATGCTGATTAATGAACTATTTAATTTTCATGACCTCAGCATTAAAGATATCAATGCTGTTATCATCTCTTCCGTTGTGCCGCCTTTGGTTGTGCCTTTAGTCAAGATGTGCCAGCGTTACTTTAATGTCGAGCCGCTAGTGGTAGGGCCTGGCATTAAAACAGGAATCTGTATCAAGTATGAAAATCCACGCGAAGTCGGAGCTGACCGGATTGTCAATGCTGTGGCGGCTTTGGCACGGTATGGCGGTCCCCTCATTATTGTCGACTTTGGAACAGCTACCACATTTTGTGCGGTAGCTGAGAATGGCGATTATTTGGGCGGGGCTATTGCCCCTGGTATTGGAATTTCGACAGAGGCACTATTTCAACGTGCAGCGAAATTGCCACGTATTGAGCTAGTAAGGCCGAAAACCGTCATCTGTCGCAACACTGTTGCCAGTATGCAGTCAGGAATTATTTTTGGGTTTACTGGGCAAGTGGATGAAATTGTCCGCCGTATGAAGGAAGAATTAGGTACTGAAGCAAAAGTGGTGGCTACTGGCGGACTGGCTAATTTGATCGCCCAGCAGTCTCGGACTATTGATGTTGTTGAGCATTTTTTAACTCTAGAGGGTTTACGGATTTTATACGAACGTAATTCATAA
- the dusB gene encoding tRNA-dihydrouridine synthase, which produces MLKIGSLELANPVILAPMAGVTDLPFRLLAKEMGCGLVYSEMVSDKGLIYQNCHTLEMLKSHEQERPVAIQIFGSDPKTMAQAAKIVEASGAADIIDINMGCPTPKIVKNGEGSALMRTPDLAFDIMAHVVKAVQLPVTVKIRKGWNDTSINAVQMAKLAEQAGVAAVAVHGRTREQFYTGEADWGIIKQVKDHVRIPVIGNGDIRTPQDAAQMLTETRCDGIMIGRGSQGNPWIFRQVAHYLRTGELLSGPSLTERMTILFRHLDMLVDCKGEYIGTREMRRHAAWYTKGLPHSAELRLKFNQAQSRQDFAEILHQLPALIGHNSFASS; this is translated from the coding sequence ATGTTGAAAATAGGCAGTCTTGAGCTGGCTAATCCTGTTATTTTAGCCCCGATGGCTGGAGTAACTGATTTGCCGTTTCGCCTATTGGCTAAAGAAATGGGTTGCGGTTTGGTATATTCAGAAATGGTCAGTGACAAAGGTCTAATCTATCAAAATTGCCACACGTTAGAGATGTTAAAAAGTCATGAACAGGAAAGACCGGTTGCTATACAGATTTTTGGTTCTGACCCTAAGACTATGGCACAAGCTGCTAAAATAGTTGAAGCTTCAGGAGCTGCGGATATCATTGATATCAATATGGGATGTCCGACGCCGAAAATTGTTAAAAATGGTGAAGGATCGGCGCTAATGAGAACGCCGGACTTGGCCTTTGACATTATGGCTCATGTTGTCAAAGCGGTTCAATTACCAGTAACCGTTAAAATACGAAAAGGCTGGAATGATACATCAATCAATGCTGTACAAATGGCTAAGCTAGCTGAGCAGGCTGGTGTTGCTGCAGTCGCAGTGCACGGACGAACTCGAGAACAGTTCTATACAGGGGAAGCCGATTGGGGGATTATCAAACAAGTCAAAGACCATGTGAGAATACCTGTGATCGGCAATGGTGACATCAGGACACCTCAAGATGCTGCGCAAATGTTGACGGAGACTCGCTGTGATGGCATAATGATAGGGCGTGGTAGTCAAGGAAATCCTTGGATATTTAGGCAGGTCGCTCATTATTTAAGAACTGGTGAGCTTTTGTCAGGGCCATCCCTGACTGAACGGATGACGATCTTATTTAGACACTTGGATATGCTGGTTGACTGCAAAGGTGAATATATTGGAACTAGAGAAATGCGGCGCCATGCTGCTTGGTATACGAAAGGACTGCCTCATTCGGCTGAATTACGCTTAAAGTTTAATCAAGCTCAATCACGACAAGATTTTGCTGAAATCTTACACCAACTTCCGGCGCTTATCGGACACAACTCATTTGCGTCAAGTTGA
- a CDS encoding transcriptional regulator produces the protein MLLRIGEKIINRQKIYQVVDEALELRSKGLSQQDVANKVGIDRTVISKLETLGEVRKGGRIALVGFPIKNCSELEVVASQQGIDYCLLMSERERWDYVESKSGVQLFNDIMQIIAMLRQYDVVIMLGSNMRIKLMETLLDKEVIGIEIGESPIAEDKYVDPNKLLTIISQLRF, from the coding sequence ATGCTGCTGCGGATTGGTGAGAAAATTATCAACCGGCAGAAAATTTACCAGGTTGTTGATGAGGCATTAGAACTTAGAAGCAAGGGGTTATCACAGCAAGATGTAGCTAACAAGGTTGGGATTGATCGTACTGTTATTTCAAAGCTGGAGACTTTAGGTGAGGTTCGCAAAGGCGGTCGTATTGCTTTGGTGGGTTTCCCGATAAAGAACTGCAGTGAGCTTGAGGTTGTGGCCAGTCAGCAAGGAATTGATTACTGTTTATTGATGTCTGAGCGGGAACGCTGGGACTATGTGGAGAGCAAATCAGGCGTCCAGTTGTTTAATGATATTATGCAGATTATTGCTATGCTTCGGCAATACGATGTAGTGATTATGCTTGGATCAAACATGCGTATTAAACTCATGGAAACTTTGTTGGACAAAGAGGTCATTGGCATTGAAATTGGTGAATCGCCGATTGCCGAAGACAAATATGTAGACCCAAATAAACTGTTGACGATCATCAGTCAATTGCGTTTTTGA
- the birA gene encoding bifunctional ligase/repressor BirA, which produces MRTRILNLLRQRSGEYLSGEEIARQLDVSRTAVWKHMQELKQEGYAIDAHSRRGYSLRQAPDLLLPAEIQAAVKTKILGRDIRYFTHIDSTNNEAKKIAAAGAAEGTIVVSESQNSGRGRLSRGWYSPEHSGIWLSVILRPAFSPQEAPKCTLLAAVAITRAIRGLCKVDCGIKWPNDILYDGKKLVGILTEMSAEMDAINHIVIGMGINVNIAQQDFPVELQDIATSLSIILGQPISRIDLLCEILLQLEELYIQAIDTGFSGILNEWRKYSITIGQTVDVIGVNRKFTGIAVDIDEDGALLVETDNGRQKVIAGDVSIRPKKTS; this is translated from the coding sequence TTGCGCACTAGGATTCTCAATTTACTGCGCCAGCGATCAGGCGAGTATTTGTCCGGTGAAGAAATTGCCCGGCAACTCGATGTCTCTCGAACTGCAGTCTGGAAGCACATGCAAGAATTAAAGCAGGAAGGTTATGCGATCGATGCTCATTCCCGGCGAGGGTACAGCTTGCGGCAGGCACCTGATTTGCTGTTGCCTGCTGAAATTCAGGCTGCGGTGAAAACGAAGATTTTAGGGCGGGATATTCGCTATTTTACTCATATTGATTCGACTAACAACGAAGCTAAAAAAATTGCCGCTGCTGGTGCTGCTGAGGGAACCATTGTTGTTTCGGAGTCTCAGAATAGTGGACGCGGGCGACTTTCGCGCGGTTGGTATTCACCTGAGCATTCCGGGATTTGGCTGTCAGTGATATTGCGTCCCGCGTTTAGCCCTCAGGAGGCACCAAAGTGCACCTTGTTGGCGGCTGTGGCCATTACCAGAGCTATTCGCGGTCTTTGTAAAGTGGATTGCGGCATTAAGTGGCCTAATGATATTTTATATGATGGCAAAAAGTTAGTAGGCATTCTTACTGAAATGAGCGCTGAGATGGATGCCATTAATCATATTGTGATTGGAATGGGGATTAACGTAAACATTGCTCAGCAGGATTTCCCAGTTGAATTGCAAGACATTGCTACTTCGCTTTCCATAATCCTCGGTCAGCCCATTTCACGGATAGACTTGCTCTGCGAAATTTTATTGCAGCTTGAAGAACTATATATACAAGCTATAGACACAGGCTTTTCTGGTATATTGAACGAATGGCGGAAATATTCAATTACCATTGGACAAACTGTTGATGTGATTGGTGTTAACCGGAAATTTACTGGTATCGCCGTTGACATAGATGAAGACGGGGCGCTTTTGGTTGAAACAGATAACGGCAGACAAAAAGTCATTGCCGGTGATGTGTCGATCCGTCCCAAAAAGACTAGCTAA
- the greA_1 gene encoding transcription elongation factor GreA, protein MAEKQIMLTLEGLKKLEQKLEHLKTVRRTEVAERIKQAIEFGDISENSEYEDAKNEQAFIEGEIMTLEKMLRNSKIIEEGDIATDVVTIGCTVKLKDLEYDEDLQYTIVGSAEADPTEFKISNESPVGQAILGQKVGSVVEVNVPAGVLKYEVLEIKRQ, encoded by the coding sequence ATGGCTGAAAAGCAGATTATGCTTACTTTAGAAGGATTAAAAAAACTTGAGCAAAAGCTTGAGCATCTTAAAACGGTTCGCCGTACTGAAGTGGCTGAGCGTATTAAGCAAGCTATTGAGTTTGGTGACATCAGTGAGAATTCCGAGTATGAGGATGCTAAAAATGAGCAGGCATTCATTGAAGGGGAAATTATGACCCTTGAGAAAATGCTTCGCAATAGCAAAATCATTGAAGAAGGCGATATTGCTACTGATGTTGTCACGATAGGCTGCACGGTCAAGCTGAAAGACTTAGAATATGATGAAGATCTTCAATATACAATTGTAGGTTCAGCCGAAGCCGATCCTACTGAATTTAAAATTTCTAACGAATCACCTGTTGGCCAGGCTATTTTGGGTCAAAAGGTAGGCAGTGTGGTAGAAGTAAACGTTCCTGCTGGTGTGCTAAAATATGAAGTATTGGAAATTAAACGTCAGTAG
- the panD gene encoding aspartate 1-decarboxylase — protein sequence MIRTIFKSKLHRATVTQACLNYVGSITIDEDLLDAADIYIGEKVQIVNNNNGARLETYVIPGERGSGVICLNGAAARLVQPGDKVIIITYAMMDNQAAKDYKPTVVFLNDDNTIAEIKSAEQHGEIR from the coding sequence TTGATTCGTACAATTTTTAAATCCAAGCTTCACAGAGCTACCGTTACACAGGCTTGTTTAAATTATGTTGGCAGTATAACGATTGATGAGGATTTGCTGGATGCTGCCGATATCTATATTGGTGAGAAAGTACAGATTGTTAATAACAATAACGGAGCTCGTCTTGAAACTTACGTTATTCCTGGTGAACGAGGATCAGGTGTTATTTGCTTAAATGGTGCTGCTGCCCGGTTGGTTCAACCTGGTGATAAAGTAATTATCATTACTTATGCCATGATGGACAATCAAGCAGCCAAGGATTACAAACCTACGGTTGTGTTTTTGAATGATGACAATACCATTGCGGAAATTAAGTCAGCAGAACAGCACGGTGAAATTCGCTGA